The genomic interval CCTGGCGGCAACGAAGGACGGGACGCGAACCCAGGACAGGACTGCCGTCTACGAGAGCCAGCAAACGGGCTCCGGCCCGGGCAGGGCAACCGGGGATTTCTCACGCGACCTAATGGTGAATGAGCCACCGCGGGGTTTGGCCTCTGTAGGCCTCGTACTCGGCGCCGAAGCGCTTCAACAGCAAGCGTTCCTCCACGCCTACCTGCGCCGTCACGGCCCAGGTTCCGGCGACCAGACAGGCCAGCGTGAAAAGCGATGGCAAGGCCAAGAAAAGGCCGAGCTGAGCCGCGACCACACCCAGCATCATCGGGTTGCGCGAGACGGCGAAAGGACCCTTGGTGATCAGTCGAGTTTGGTCCTCGGCGCGCGTGCCGGATCGCCAATCCTGCCCCATGTACCAGTGAATGGCGATGACCGCCGAGAACCCGGAGATCAAGAGGACCTGGCCGAGGATGAGGACGAGGGGATGCCACAAGGCATCGAAGGTGACCAGGTATCGGTCGAGCCCGGGCCACACGAGGCGGAGAACGCAAACCCCGAGAATCAAAACGCGAAACACCCGAAAGGCAAAGTGGGTTGCCCAGTGCCGGGACCCGGGATGACCGGCGAACACCGGAGAGGTCCGGGTGCGACGAATGATCGCAAGGATGCGAAGCGTATAAAACGCGGCGACGCCGACGAAGAACAGCGCCAAAAACCAGCGCGTAAAGTCAATTACCGTCACCTTCTGCCCCCGTCGTCGCGCGAGCTCAGATGTGGTCACGCGGCGCGTCCAAGCGTGCCGCTCCCGAAGCTTCAAACATTTGTCGAGCCTACGTCAATGGAACGACGGTTTCGTGTCATCCTCGAACCAAGGCCAGCCCGACCTCGGAGGTCCGCTCCTGGGGTCGGGCGGACCCGATCCGCGGACACCCCGCCATCCCAAGGTACGCGCCGCGATAGCCGATCCCTGGGGCGTCCTGCGAGACCGTGGATCGCCCGGACCGGAGGTCGGAGGCGTAGATACCCCACCGACACTGCGCTATCGTTCTTCGAGGGCGATCGAAGACTGAAGGCCTTCTGGTCGGAATGCTGATCGCTGACGTGCCTGCCGATGGCCGCCTCAGGAGGAGGATCGGACACGCAGGCCGATCGCGCAGGAGGCGCGCAGCGAGCAGTCGATCGCCCCCAAGAGGGACGTGTGCCCCAGGCGCATCGTCGAGGTCATGGGCGAAGGCGCGGTGATGCGACTTGCCATGGAGGCATTGCTGCCCGGTTTCCGAGGGGGGAAAGATGGTGGTGACAAGCGACACTCAGTCCATTCGTGACATCGTCAAGGCCAACAACGACCGTTGGAACGCCGCATTCAACAGTGGCGACGCGGTCGCGGTGGCGACTCTGTATACCACCGAGGCAACGGTCTTGCCGCATACGCACGACGTAGTGACCGGCGCGGAGAGCATTCAAGGGTTTTGGAAATCCGTAATCGACGCCGGTTTCAAGGACCACAGGATCGAGATCCTGGACGTCCACGTCAAAGGCGACCTGACCTACGAGATCGCCAAGTGGGCGGCGACGGGGCCCGGCGAAGACGGCGAGCCGCAGAGCTTCGGGGGAAGCCTGGTGAACGTCTATGAACGCCAGGGCGACGACGGCTGGAAATGCTGCCTGCATATCTGGAACTAGGCGCTCCGCTCCAGAGCGGGATTCAGACATGAAGCTGGATTGGCTTCATGTCATCCCGCTCTAGTGATCGGCTGATTGCCGTGCCAGCGTCAAAGCGTCTTTCGCTCTTCGAAGGTCGGCTGTGCCGTGGCCTTCGGTAAACTCCGAATAGACGGACTCCAGGAGATCGAGGAAGGAGTCGGGGCGGCCCTGTTCGGACCGTAGCGGGCCGAGGCTCATCACGGTGCGAAGCTCCCACAGGCGCGCACCCTGCGCGCGCGCCACCAGAAGTGCCCGTTCGAAGCATGCCTCGGCGCGTCGCTCGTCGCGCAAGTCTGGCGTCAGCAGCGTCTCCCCGATTGTCCGATGCACTTCGGCCTCGAACCAGCGCTCCTTGCTTCCCTCGATCCGCTTCTCGGCCTCGTCCAGAACCGAAAGCGCCTTGGCCGGCTCGCCGTAGCGTATGTGCAGGTCGGCAAGCAAGGCGAGAAAATAGGGCATCATGAAGTTGGCACCGGTCTTCTGCCACTCGCCGATGCCGTCCTGCATGGTCTTCATGCCTGCCTGCAGGTCGCCTTCGTTGGCCACCACCCAACCTTGCAGGATGTTGCCTCCCGCCAGCCAGAACCGAAATCCCTCTTCTTCGGCGAGCTTTGCCAGCTCGTCGGCCATGGTGCGCACGCGCCGGGTGTCGCCGCATTGCTGGCGAAGGGTCGCTCCGAAGAACAACGGCAAAGCGAGGCTGTTGCGGTGTCCGATTCGTCTCGCCTCCGCAACGGCCTCTTCGTTCCGCTCGATCGCCTGATCCAGCAAGCCCAGCGGAAGCAGGGTGCGCGCCAGGTAGTCCAGGCAAACCACCTGGGGATCGAAGGCATAGACGAAGGCGGGTGTACGATGCTTCTTTGGATCGTAGAGAGACAGGGCTTCCTCGAGATGCCCGCGCGCCGCAGTGAAATCGCCCGCGGGATAAGAGCTGACCCCGGCAGCCCGCTGCGCGAAGAAAAGCGGCCCGGGTTCGTTGATCGCTTCGGACAGCTTCAGCAGTTGACCGGACGCTGCTTGGGCAGCGTCTAGGTCTGCCGAGTAGAGATGGAAAAGGCAAAGCCCGTATAGGACCGGGAAAAGTCGCTCACGATCGTTCAGTTTCTGGCAGAGCTCGCGGGCGCGCACATAGGCTTGTTCGGTTTCCGGGGCGGCGAATCCGTGGGCTGCAACCAAGGCGCTGCCGATTGCCAACTGAAGTTCAAGCTCCCGACGATGGCGGTCCGCGTCACTCTCAGGCAGAGTCTTTACGTTCTGCAAACCGGCGTTCAGGTGGGCGATCGCCTCCTTTGTGGCGGAGCGGTCCATCGCGAGCTGCGCGGCGAGTTTCCAGTACTCGATTGCCTTTTCTGTCGTCCCCGCCTCCGTGCAATGGCGTGCCAGCAGCTCCGGTTGTCGTTGGACGATCTCCGGGAACTGCTTCTCGATCGCGTCGACGACCTGAAGGTGGAGAACCTGCCGGCGCCGCCGCAGCAAGGACTCGTAGGCCGCATCCTGCACGAGTGCGTGCTTGAAGCTGTAGGTGGCGTTTGGCAGTGCGCCTCGCCGGACCATGAGCTCGGATGCAACGAGCTGATCCAGGGCAGACTGCAGTTCCGCCGCCGGTCGGTTCGCAACCGCGGCCAGGAGCTCGTAGGAGAAGTCCCTGCCGATGACCGCACCGATCTGCGCCACCTCCTTGACGGG from Kiloniellales bacterium carries:
- a CDS encoding isoprenylcysteine carboxylmethyltransferase family protein — translated: MTTSELARRRGQKVTVIDFTRWFLALFFVGVAAFYTLRILAIIRRTRTSPVFAGHPGSRHWATHFAFRVFRVLILGVCVLRLVWPGLDRYLVTFDALWHPLVLILGQVLLISGFSAVIAIHWYMGQDWRSGTRAEDQTRLITKGPFAVSRNPMMLGVVAAQLGLFLALPSLFTLACLVAGTWAVTAQVGVEERLLLKRFGAEYEAYRGQTPRWLIHH
- a CDS encoding DUF4440 domain-containing protein, coding for MVVTSDTQSIRDIVKANNDRWNAAFNSGDAVAVATLYTTEATVLPHTHDVVTGAESIQGFWKSVIDAGFKDHRIEILDVHVKGDLTYEIAKWAATGPGEDGEPQSFGGSLVNVYERQGDDGWKCCLHIWN